A portion of the Paenibacillus hamazuiensis genome contains these proteins:
- a CDS encoding D-alanine--D-alanine ligase, with protein MSEKIRVGLIYGGRSGEHDVSLQTALAVIKAFDFSKYDILPFYITKQGEWRSGPQLAGPLERVEQLTFQPALEEGGTAALQPFFGSAVTASGSRSSGSAAGPIDVVLPLLHGTFGEDGTIQGLLEMANIPYVGAGVLASAVGMDKVMMKKIFAQEGLPQCVFRHFTRNQWEKDHPYFLMEIEVAIGYPCFVKPANLGSSVGITKAHNRDELIKAIEVAFQYDRKVIVEENIDAREIEVSVLGNDDPIASVPGEIVSSNEFYDYKAKYIDGKSAMIIPADIPSELAAQFRELAVRAFQAIDGSGLSRVDFFLTRDSGKIYINEINTMPGFTPFSMYPLLWKESGKSYAELLDDLIRLAVERHAAKQSIQYTFDL; from the coding sequence TGATTTTTCCAAATACGACATTCTCCCTTTTTATATTACCAAACAAGGCGAATGGCGCTCCGGGCCGCAGCTCGCCGGACCGCTTGAAAGGGTGGAGCAGCTGACGTTTCAGCCGGCACTCGAGGAAGGCGGCACCGCTGCGCTGCAGCCATTTTTCGGCTCCGCTGTGACGGCATCCGGCTCCAGATCCTCAGGCAGCGCGGCCGGTCCTATCGATGTGGTGCTGCCGCTTCTTCACGGGACGTTCGGCGAAGACGGCACGATCCAGGGCTTGCTGGAGATGGCGAACATCCCTTATGTAGGCGCCGGCGTCTTGGCTTCCGCCGTCGGTATGGATAAAGTCATGATGAAGAAAATATTCGCCCAAGAAGGGCTTCCGCAGTGCGTGTTCCGTCATTTTACCCGCAACCAATGGGAGAAGGACCACCCGTATTTCCTGATGGAAATCGAGGTTGCGATCGGTTACCCATGCTTTGTCAAGCCCGCCAACCTCGGCTCCAGCGTGGGCATCACGAAAGCCCATAACCGCGACGAGCTGATAAAAGCGATCGAAGTAGCCTTCCAATATGATCGGAAGGTCATCGTCGAGGAAAACATCGACGCCCGCGAGATCGAAGTCAGCGTGCTCGGCAACGACGATCCGATCGCTTCCGTGCCGGGCGAAATCGTTTCTTCCAATGAATTTTACGATTATAAGGCAAAATATATCGACGGCAAATCGGCCATGATCATCCCTGCGGATATCCCGAGTGAGCTCGCCGCGCAATTTCGTGAACTGGCCGTTCGCGCTTTTCAGGCGATTGACGGCTCCGGCCTGTCGCGTGTCGATTTCTTTTTGACCCGGGACAGCGGTAAAATCTACATTAACGAAATCAACACGATGCCCGGCTTTACTCCTTTCAGCATGTATCCGCTGCTGTGGAAGGAAAGCGGCAAATCTTATGCCGAGCTGCTCGACGATTTGATCCGGCTCGCGGTCGAACGCCATGCGGCCAAGCAGTCGATTCAATATACGTTTGACCTGTAA